The Acidimicrobiales bacterium genome has a window encoding:
- a CDS encoding PadR family transcriptional regulator, with product MSPRWSRANPLALAVLVSLYEKAMHPYEVAQTLRARAKHESVRLNYGSLYAVVESLEKKGFIKTTGTVQEGRRPQRTVYAITDAGLVEMTDWLTELLGTPSKEYPAFMAGLSFIAALDPDDALAALRRRAEALTVRIASLRGAIRAASDAGLPRIFELEAEYEERQLLAELDYVRSLVDAMATGGLEGMDLWRTFHSDEFDPDAAQFTLELPGE from the coding sequence ATGTCACCGAGGTGGTCACGGGCCAACCCGCTAGCCCTGGCGGTCCTGGTCTCGCTCTACGAGAAGGCCATGCACCCCTACGAGGTGGCCCAGACCCTCCGCGCCCGGGCCAAGCACGAGAGCGTCCGGCTCAACTACGGGTCGCTCTACGCTGTGGTGGAGTCCCTCGAGAAGAAGGGCTTCATCAAGACGACCGGGACCGTCCAGGAGGGGAGACGGCCCCAGCGCACCGTGTACGCCATCACCGACGCCGGCCTGGTCGAGATGACCGACTGGCTCACCGAGCTCCTCGGCACTCCGAGCAAGGAGTACCCGGCGTTCATGGCCGGGCTCTCGTTCATCGCCGCCCTCGATCCCGACGACGCCCTGGCGGCCCTCCGGCGCCGGGCCGAGGCGCTCACCGTCAGGATCGCGTCCCTGCGGGGGGCCATCCGGGCGGCGTCGGACGCCGGCCTCCCGCGCATCTTCGAGCTCGAGGCGGAGTACGAGGAGCGCCAGCTGCTGGCCGAGCTCGATTACGTCAGGAGCCTGGTCGACGCCATGGCCACGGGTGGTCTCGAAGGAATGGACCTCTGGCGGACATTCCACAGTGATGAG